One Bacillus sp. FJAT-52991 genomic region harbors:
- a CDS encoding SprT family protein, with amino-acid sequence MTNEELQHLVEKISRDIFGRPFLHKAVFNHRLKTTGGRYMLQSHNIEINKKYLEVFGEEELIGIIKHELCHYHLHLLEKGYKHRDQDFKQLMKEVGAPRYCTPLTKNRSKRERRQLIYQCTNCSLTYIRARRINTDRYVCGRCKGSITFKEEKL; translated from the coding sequence ATGACGAATGAAGAACTACAACATTTAGTTGAAAAGATTTCACGAGATATTTTCGGTCGCCCTTTTCTCCATAAGGCGGTGTTCAATCACCGCCTTAAAACAACAGGTGGACGGTATATGCTTCAATCGCACAATATCGAGATTAATAAAAAGTACTTGGAAGTATTCGGAGAAGAAGAGCTGATCGGGATTATAAAGCACGAATTATGCCATTATCATTTGCATTTGCTTGAGAAAGGGTACAAACATCGTGACCAGGATTTTAAGCAGTTAATGAAAGAAGTAGGTGCTCCAAGGTATTGCACTCCGTTAACAAAGAATCGATCAAAAAGGGAAAGACGTCAATTAATTTATCAGTGCACGAACTGTTCCTTAACTTATATACGCGCGAGAAGAATCAACACAGATCGTTACGTTTGCGGACGGTGCAAGGGCTCAATTACTTTTAAAGAAGAAAAGCTTTAA
- a CDS encoding STAS domain-containing protein, with protein sequence MNITINVEEMDELTKVYIAGELDVYTAPELQEAVFPHAKSNQTLIIDLTEVTYLDSTGLGIFVGLFKSLNAKNGTLQLVGLSGRLKRLFDITGLSDIMNIHSEVEGGV encoded by the coding sequence ATGAATATTACTATTAATGTAGAAGAAATGGACGAATTGACAAAGGTGTATATTGCAGGGGAACTTGATGTATATACAGCACCTGAACTGCAAGAAGCTGTTTTTCCGCATGCCAAATCGAATCAAACTTTAATTATTGACTTGACTGAAGTCACCTATTTGGATAGTACTGGTTTAGGGATTTTTGTCGGCTTATTCAAAAGCTTAAATGCAAAGAATGGGACGCTTCAATTAGTTGGGTTATCTGGAAGGCTAAAACGACTGTTTGATATTACAGGACTGTCCGATATTATGAATATTCATTCTGAAGTAGAAGGTGGCGTATAA
- a CDS encoding PH domain-containing protein translates to MSKPKRLHPIAAVSNVLKELKSIFLPLIIIFFVNNKPKTEIWDYLPMIGVGVLILFLFVSGVVKWLRFTYWVEEGELRIEHGLFVKKKRYIPMERIQSLDISEGILQQMFGLVKLTIETAGSSDPMKSEAELTAITKEEATALKEIISREKNRSSDEVEQQDEMEEVQETAAVVYKANLSELLLLAATSGGVGVVISAVVAFLSQFDELIPYEKIFEEASRFIEYGVVFVSIVVCIVLFIAWIISVVLTLLKYHDFTLEMNDEHIVIQRGLLEKRQITIPFSRIQGITIVENPLRQLAGYCSVQLESAGGAAPTEESARIILLPMIKKKSALYLLKDIFPNYSFTDQFCSAPKQAVRRYVLRKSYYVILPIMGVSWYFWPDGLWSSALLLLAVAYGVSCYRAAGWLLIEDQLTIRYRRLSRCTVMMKKSYIQSVDLTQTPWQKKKKLATFSAVIKSGAAGKKAKMIDASIADAQSVYQWYKRDNKK, encoded by the coding sequence AAAGTATTTTTTTACCATTAATTATCATTTTTTTTGTGAATAATAAGCCAAAAACCGAAATTTGGGACTATCTCCCAATGATCGGGGTGGGTGTGTTAATTTTATTTTTATTTGTAAGTGGAGTGGTTAAATGGCTGCGCTTTACTTATTGGGTAGAAGAAGGGGAATTAAGAATTGAACACGGTCTTTTTGTCAAAAAAAAGCGTTACATACCGATGGAGCGTATTCAAAGTCTAGATATCTCAGAAGGAATTCTGCAGCAGATGTTTGGTTTAGTGAAGTTGACCATTGAAACGGCTGGCTCTAGTGACCCGATGAAGTCTGAAGCGGAACTAACCGCTATCACAAAAGAAGAGGCCACTGCTCTGAAAGAAATCATTAGCCGTGAGAAAAACAGATCAAGTGATGAAGTAGAACAACAGGATGAAATGGAAGAAGTACAGGAAACAGCCGCAGTGGTTTATAAGGCAAATTTATCGGAACTGCTATTATTAGCAGCTACTTCTGGCGGTGTAGGGGTAGTGATTTCTGCTGTGGTCGCTTTCTTGTCTCAGTTTGATGAACTGATCCCTTATGAAAAAATATTTGAAGAGGCTTCTCGTTTTATTGAATATGGAGTGGTCTTCGTTTCTATTGTTGTGTGTATTGTTTTATTTATTGCCTGGATCATTTCTGTTGTTTTAACTTTGTTAAAGTATCATGACTTTACATTAGAAATGAATGATGAACATATTGTGATTCAAAGAGGACTGCTTGAAAAACGACAAATAACAATCCCTTTCAGTCGTATTCAGGGCATCACAATTGTAGAAAACCCTCTTCGTCAGCTTGCTGGCTATTGTTCCGTTCAGCTTGAAAGTGCGGGAGGAGCAGCTCCTACTGAAGAAAGTGCCCGCATCATTTTGCTTCCGATGATCAAAAAAAAATCTGCCCTTTATTTGTTGAAGGATATTTTCCCGAATTACTCTTTCACTGATCAATTTTGTTCAGCTCCAAAACAAGCTGTGAGAAGATATGTCTTGAGAAAAAGTTATTATGTCATCTTGCCAATCATGGGAGTGAGTTGGTATTTCTGGCCCGACGGTTTATGGTCTAGTGCATTGTTATTGCTTGCTGTAGCTTATGGAGTGAGTTGTTATCGAGCAGCTGGATGGCTATTAATTGAAGATCAGTTAACGATTCGGTATCGGCGTTTGAGCAGATGTACGGTAATGATGAAGAAGTCGTACATACAATCGGTAGACCTCACTCAAACACCTTGGCAAAAAAAGAAGAAGTTAGCCACTTTTTCCGCTGTGATCAAAAGTGGAGCTGCAGGGAAAAAAGCTAAAATGATAGATGCGTCAATAGCTGATGCACAGAGTGTGTATCAATGGTATAAAAGAGACAATAAAAAATAA
- a CDS encoding type II toxin-antitoxin system PemK/MazF family toxin encodes MIVKRGDVYFADLSPVVGSEQGGMRPVLVVQNDIGNRFSPTIIVAAITAQIQKAKLPTHVEIDAKRYGFERDSVILLEQIRTIDKQRLTDKITQLDEEMMEKVDDALQISLGLIQF; translated from the coding sequence GTGATAGTTAAACGTGGTGACGTATATTTCGCAGACCTGTCCCCTGTTGTTGGTTCAGAGCAAGGCGGAATGAGGCCTGTGCTAGTGGTTCAAAACGACATTGGGAATCGGTTCAGTCCCACTATTATTGTTGCTGCTATAACAGCGCAAATTCAAAAAGCTAAGTTGCCTACACATGTTGAAATTGACGCAAAGCGTTATGGCTTTGAACGAGATTCCGTTATTCTTCTCGAACAAATTCGAACGATCGATAAACAAAGATTAACGGACAAAATTACTCAGCTTGATGAAGAAATGATGGAAAAAGTAGATGATGCCTTGCAAATTAGTTTAGGCCTTATTCAATTTTAG
- the acpS gene encoding holo-ACP synthase — MIQGIGMDIVEISRIQQLIERQPKFLERILTVAEREVFESRSGQRKFEYAAGRFAAKEAFAKAYGTGIGKELSFQTIETATDHRGKPYIKTPFSEGVHLSITHSREFAAAQVVIEK; from the coding sequence ATGATACAAGGAATCGGTATGGATATTGTGGAGATATCACGAATTCAACAACTTATAGAAAGACAGCCGAAATTTCTTGAGCGAATATTAACAGTAGCTGAACGAGAAGTGTTTGAAAGCCGGAGTGGCCAACGAAAATTTGAATACGCAGCTGGTCGCTTTGCTGCTAAAGAGGCTTTTGCTAAAGCATATGGGACGGGGATAGGTAAGGAGCTATCCTTTCAAACCATCGAGACAGCCACTGACCATCGAGGAAAACCATATATTAAGACACCGTTTTCTGAAGGTGTTCATTTATCTATTACACATAGTAGGGAGTTTGCTGCTGCCCAAGTGGTTATTGAAAAATAG
- a CDS encoding PP2C family protein-serine/threonine phosphatase — translation MEFKESIQEKYKEILESYIKEQDEHALYLSQKFSRQAIKHKISPEEMISIHKTAIMELESNIPQPVLLAFDILLEVMISYGLAYREHQSLRTFQQELQSEIEVAASMQQTLLGTQIPAVAALNIGAISVPARQMSGDYYHFVHDENHTVSVAIADIIGKGIPAALCMSMIKYAMDSLPEGSLEPNLVLESLNRVVEQNVDPTMFITMFYGMYNMLNHTFYYSSAGHEPGFFYNHRTKRFEELYAKGLVLGVDKKTKYRQYKKRVEVGDVILLMSDGVTECRTKEGFIEIETLIGYIEQYIHLEAQEMANKVYRDLEYLQEFQLRDDFTLIILKRVQ, via the coding sequence ATGGAGTTTAAAGAAAGCATTCAGGAAAAATATAAAGAGATTCTAGAAAGCTATATAAAAGAACAAGATGAACATGCTCTATACTTAAGTCAAAAATTCAGCAGACAGGCGATCAAACATAAAATATCCCCTGAAGAAATGATCAGCATTCATAAAACAGCCATAATGGAGTTAGAGTCTAACATTCCTCAGCCTGTTCTTCTCGCTTTCGATATCCTGTTAGAGGTTATGATTAGCTACGGTTTAGCTTATCGAGAACATCAAAGTTTGCGCACTTTTCAGCAAGAGTTACAGAGTGAAATTGAAGTGGCCGCTAGTATGCAACAAACATTATTAGGTACGCAAATTCCTGCCGTCGCTGCCCTAAATATTGGTGCTATTAGTGTGCCTGCCCGACAAATGAGTGGAGATTATTATCATTTTGTTCATGATGAAAATCATACGGTCAGCGTAGCAATAGCAGATATTATTGGAAAAGGGATTCCGGCTGCTTTGTGTATGTCTATGATTAAATACGCTATGGATAGTTTACCTGAGGGAAGCTTAGAACCAAACCTTGTGTTAGAAAGTCTAAATCGTGTAGTGGAACAAAATGTCGATCCTACGATGTTTATTACAATGTTTTATGGGATGTACAACATGCTCAATCATACCTTTTATTATTCATCAGCAGGTCATGAACCAGGATTCTTTTATAATCATCGAACAAAGAGATTTGAAGAATTATATGCAAAGGGACTAGTGCTCGGTGTGGATAAAAAAACGAAGTATCGCCAGTATAAAAAAAGAGTGGAAGTTGGAGATGTCATTCTCCTGATGTCTGACGGTGTGACAGAGTGTCGAACGAAAGAGGGTTTTATTGAAATTGAGACATTAATTGGCTACATCGAACAATATATCCATTTAGAGGCGCAAGAAATGGCTAACAAGGTATATAGAGATCTAGAATATTTGCAAGAATTCCAATTGCGTGATGATTTTACGTTGATTATTTTAAAACGAGTGCAATAA
- a CDS encoding outer membrane lipoprotein carrier protein LolA: MRNRRLVWLMCLFALVILSACGAKSKEEVTADLNEKAEEVVGYKAKAKMTLQAGEEKQIYNVDIWNREHQFYRVALSTDKKDQSQMILKNETGVYVLTPALNKSFKFQSDWPRNSSQAYLYESLVKDILADKEATFKETDQHFVFETKTRYPNSHMLPFQEIRFKKKDLTPVSVKVMDPDRKPLVVVEFSKMEFDAKIDKESFDVKKNMTGAQLEMPVIAQPENKELAVHYPDGEITGSSLLEENEIVTSNGTRVVLTYGGDKSFTIVQEKAEVLPTASMQVNAVNGEVVDLGSSFGVASDHSLSWSYQGVDFMLASKDLSKGEMIEVARSMKMAMEK, encoded by the coding sequence ATGAGGAATAGAAGGCTAGTTTGGCTTATGTGCTTGTTTGCTTTAGTCATTCTTTCAGCCTGTGGGGCAAAATCAAAAGAGGAGGTAACGGCAGACTTAAACGAAAAAGCGGAAGAAGTGGTCGGTTATAAAGCGAAGGCGAAAATGACTTTGCAAGCTGGGGAAGAAAAACAAATATACAATGTGGACATTTGGAATCGAGAACACCAGTTTTACCGAGTGGCATTATCGACTGATAAAAAGGATCAAAGTCAAATGATTTTAAAAAATGAAACAGGTGTTTATGTATTAACTCCGGCATTGAATAAAAGTTTCAAATTCCAAAGTGATTGGCCGAGAAATAGTAGTCAAGCTTATTTGTACGAGTCGTTAGTGAAAGATATTCTAGCAGATAAAGAGGCTACCTTTAAAGAAACAGATCAGCATTTCGTATTTGAAACAAAAACTAGGTATCCAAACAGTCATATGTTACCTTTTCAAGAAATCAGGTTTAAAAAGAAGGATTTAACCCCTGTCTCTGTTAAAGTCATGGATCCTGATCGCAAACCACTCGTCGTTGTAGAATTTTCAAAGATGGAGTTTGATGCGAAAATCGACAAAGAATCTTTTGATGTTAAGAAGAACATGACAGGTGCACAGTTAGAAATGCCGGTAATCGCTCAACCAGAAAATAAAGAGTTAGCCGTTCATTATCCTGATGGAGAAATTACAGGAAGCAGCCTATTAGAAGAAAATGAGATAGTGACATCGAATGGTACAAGGGTTGTTCTTACGTATGGGGGAGATAAATCTTTCACTATTGTTCAGGAAAAAGCAGAAGTGCTTCCAACTGCTTCGATGCAAGTTAATGCAGTGAATGGAGAAGTAGTAGACCTTGGAAGCTCCTTTGGTGTAGCATCCGATCATTCTCTCTCTTGGTCATATCAAGGTGTAGACTTCATGTTGGCTTCTAAAGATCTATCAAAAGGTGAAATGATTGAAGTAGCACGCTCGATGAAAATGGCAATGGAGAAATAA
- a CDS encoding anti-sigma regulatory factor: MDSSVKIISEWDIVTARQLGRNMAKALGFGTVDQARITTAISELARNIYLYAGEGDVRIEKTEAVGKVGLVIISNDQGPGITDIRKVMEDGFSTSGGLGAGLPGVKRLMDEFLIESNPGEGTLIKAIKWLR, encoded by the coding sequence ATGGATTCTAGCGTCAAGATTATAAGTGAATGGGACATTGTAACGGCAAGACAGCTCGGGAGAAATATGGCCAAAGCTCTTGGCTTTGGTACAGTAGATCAAGCTCGAATTACAACTGCAATTAGTGAGCTAGCCCGAAATATTTATTTGTATGCAGGAGAAGGGGATGTTCGGATAGAAAAAACAGAAGCAGTGGGCAAAGTTGGTTTAGTGATTATATCAAATGATCAAGGGCCTGGAATTACGGATATTCGAAAAGTGATGGAGGATGGATTTTCCACCTCAGGAGGGCTTGGAGCTGGTTTGCCAGGTGTGAAACGACTGATGGATGAATTTTTAATTGAGTCAAATCCAGGAGAAGGAACGTTAATTAAAGCAATCAAGTGGCTCCGTTAG
- the alr gene encoding alanine racemase translates to MGTDRGFYRDTWAEINLDHIDYNVKEALKLLPASEQLFAVVKANAYGHGDVPVAEAAVRAGAHGLTVAFLDEALSLTKSKMKVPILVLGASRPADAALAAEHNISLTVYQLEWLQEAEKHLSSDQVLKVHIKCDTGMGRLGVKTVEGLQGMVSFIHQSPRFTFEGIFTHFATADELDTTYFDQQLACFNAMVESLEEKPPYIHCANSATTLRCEKAYFNTVRLGISMYGLSPSKEMKTVLPFSLKQAFSLHTKIVHIKKIQKGEKVSYGATYEAQEEEWIATLPIGYADGWIRKLQGQHMLVEGERVPIVGRICMDQCMIRLSSEKPLGTIVTLIGKQGNEEISMDEIADQLETINYEVPCVITARVPRVYRQQGKVVQVINPLLG, encoded by the coding sequence GTGGGGACTGATAGGGGCTTTTATCGAGATACTTGGGCAGAAATAAATTTGGATCATATTGACTATAATGTGAAAGAGGCGTTAAAGTTGCTTCCTGCGAGTGAACAGTTGTTTGCAGTTGTGAAAGCAAATGCATATGGTCATGGGGATGTACCAGTGGCTGAGGCGGCTGTTCGAGCAGGGGCTCATGGTTTAACTGTTGCCTTTTTGGATGAAGCTTTATCTTTAACAAAATCAAAGATGAAAGTACCAATTTTGGTGTTAGGGGCTAGTAGACCGGCTGATGCTGCTTTGGCAGCTGAACATAATATTTCACTGACTGTTTATCAATTAGAATGGCTTCAAGAAGCAGAGAAGCATTTATCTAGTGATCAAGTATTAAAAGTTCATATTAAATGTGATACAGGTATGGGGAGACTAGGAGTGAAAACGGTCGAGGGGTTGCAAGGGATGGTCTCTTTTATTCATCAATCACCTCGGTTTACATTTGAAGGTATCTTTACACACTTTGCAACGGCTGATGAGCTTGATACAACGTATTTTGATCAACAATTAGCTTGTTTTAATGCAATGGTTGAATCATTGGAGGAAAAGCCGCCTTACATTCATTGTGCCAACAGCGCCACTACTTTACGGTGTGAAAAAGCTTATTTTAATACGGTTCGTTTAGGAATTTCTATGTATGGCTTATCCCCTTCGAAAGAAATGAAAACCGTTTTACCTTTTTCTTTAAAGCAAGCTTTCTCTCTTCACACTAAAATTGTCCATATAAAAAAAATCCAAAAAGGCGAAAAAGTAAGCTATGGTGCTACGTATGAAGCGCAAGAGGAAGAATGGATTGCCACTTTGCCTATCGGCTATGCAGACGGTTGGATTAGGAAGCTTCAAGGTCAACATATGCTTGTAGAAGGGGAGAGAGTTCCGATTGTGGGACGGATTTGTATGGATCAATGTATGATTCGATTGTCTAGCGAAAAGCCTCTAGGTACGATTGTTACTCTAATTGGTAAACAAGGAAATGAAGAAATTTCCATGGATGAAATTGCTGATCAATTGGAGACAATTAACTATGAAGTGCCTTGTGTGATTACCGCGCGTGTGCCAAGAGTATATAGACAACAGGGGAAGGTTGTTCAAGTAATTAATCCATTACTAGGATAA
- the sigB gene encoding RNA polymerase sigma factor SigB: protein MYKPSQPNQQSKKQTLEWIQVYQQKNDEEAQEKLVKHYQGLVESIARKYSKGKSYHEDIVQVGMMGLLGAIRRYDDSYGKSFEAFAIPTIIGEIKRFLRDKTWSVHVPRRIKELGPKIKSTVEELTTSLQRSPKVEEIARHLEISEEEVLEAMEMGKSYQALSVDHSIEADSDGSTVTLLDIVGNQDEGYERVDQRLVLNKVLHVLSDRERQIIQCTYIENMSQKDTGEKLGISQMHVSRLQRKAIKKLKEAIEKESLSTERLS, encoded by the coding sequence ATGTACAAGCCATCTCAACCTAACCAGCAATCCAAAAAACAAACACTTGAATGGATTCAAGTGTATCAACAAAAAAACGATGAAGAAGCACAAGAAAAGCTAGTGAAACATTATCAAGGACTAGTAGAGTCGATTGCTCGGAAATATTCCAAAGGAAAAAGCTATCACGAAGATATTGTCCAAGTGGGAATGATGGGTCTTCTTGGTGCAATTAGAAGATACGATGATTCTTATGGGAAAAGCTTTGAAGCGTTTGCGATCCCGACAATCATAGGGGAAATTAAACGTTTTTTACGAGATAAAACATGGAGTGTACATGTTCCCAGACGGATTAAGGAGCTTGGACCGAAAATTAAGTCGACAGTGGAAGAGTTAACAACAAGCTTGCAACGATCACCAAAAGTAGAGGAAATCGCCCGTCATCTTGAAATATCTGAAGAGGAAGTGCTGGAGGCGATGGAGATGGGAAAAAGTTATCAAGCATTATCTGTAGATCACTCCATTGAAGCCGATTCTGATGGAAGTACAGTCACTCTTCTTGATATCGTTGGCAATCAAGATGAAGGATACGAAAGAGTCGATCAACGCCTCGTTCTTAACAAGGTTCTTCATGTGCTATCTGATCGAGAGCGGCAAATCATTCAATGCACTTACATAGAAAATATGAGTCAAAAGGATACAGGTGAAAAATTAGGTATCTCACAAATGCATGTGTCTCGATTACAGCGAAAAGCCATTAAAAAGCTAAAAGAAGCGATTGAGAAGGAGTCACTCTCAACGGAGCGATTATCCTAA
- the rsbW gene encoding anti-sigma B factor RsbW, whose amino-acid sequence MKDFEYIEMKIPAKPEFVGVIRLTLSGIASRMGFTYDAIEDLKIATSEAITNAVQHAYKDSEEGEVIVGFALYSKHLEVMVADHGQSFNFLNTKKSLGPYTDHSVEFLREGGLGLFLIETLMDEVKVHQNEGITLLMTKYLEGEQVERDVQAIST is encoded by the coding sequence ATGAAAGATTTTGAATACATCGAGATGAAAATCCCTGCCAAGCCGGAATTTGTAGGGGTGATTAGACTTACATTGTCCGGGATCGCCAGCCGAATGGGTTTTACATATGATGCGATTGAAGATTTAAAAATAGCGACAAGTGAAGCGATTACGAATGCTGTTCAACATGCCTATAAAGACAGTGAGGAGGGAGAAGTGATTGTTGGCTTCGCGTTATATAGTAAACACTTAGAAGTGATGGTAGCAGATCATGGTCAAAGCTTTAACTTCTTAAACACAAAAAAATCTCTAGGTCCATACACTGATCATTCTGTCGAGTTTTTGCGCGAAGGAGGATTGGGGTTATTTCTCATTGAAACATTAATGGATGAGGTGAAAGTTCACCAAAATGAAGGGATTACTTTGTTGATGACAAAGTATCTTGAAGGAGAGCAGGTGGAGAGGGATGTACAAGCCATCTCAACCTAA
- a CDS encoding CopG family ribbon-helix-helix protein — translation MSESSATTEVSIRLPQQFVKELDSFAEQENINRSEFIYRATKMYLRERKKRQITESMRRGYMEMAKINLAIASEAMQAEYEAGNTVERLVSGG, via the coding sequence GTGTCTGAATCTAGCGCAACAACAGAGGTGTCTATTCGCTTACCGCAACAATTTGTGAAAGAATTAGACAGTTTTGCAGAGCAAGAAAATATTAACCGCAGTGAGTTTATCTACAGAGCAACGAAAATGTATCTTCGTGAGAGAAAGAAGCGTCAAATCACAGAATCGATGAGACGTGGTTACATGGAAATGGCGAAGATCAACTTAGCTATTGCCTCTGAAGCGATGCAAGCGGAGTATGAAGCAGGCAATACTGTAGAACGTTTAGTAAGTGGAGGATAA
- a CDS encoding Tex family protein produces the protein MSEEKVHDRESILKKVAQEENIELKKVRAVISLIEEGATVPFIARYRKEMTGALDEVEIRTLMNRYTYVQNLVQRKEEVIRSIEEQGKLTKELKANTLAADKMQVVEDLYRPYKQKRRTKASIAKEKGLEPLAEWMLSLPTSPTIEEEAKKYISTEKEVASIEEAIQGATDIIAETVADNAQIREWIRKETFRTSVIQSSLKKDAEDEKNIFEMYYSYEEPVARIVPHRILALNRGEKEAVLKVAIQADIEKMVRYLTKQYIKNEQSSAAAFVCDALQDAYKRLIQPSIEREVRNELTEKAEDQAIHIFSENLRKLLLQPPLKGKTVLGVDPAYRTGCKLSAVDETGKVLYIGVIYPHPPKAKRAEAEKLFKQILDQYEIELVAVGNGTASRETEQFVVDMIKSSEKPIAYMIVNEAGASVYSASDIAREEFPDLQVEERSAVSIARRLQDPLAELVKIDPKSVGVGQYQHDVSQKKLNDSLTFVVETAVNQVGVNLNTASASLLQYVAGLNKTVANNIVKFREENGKFTQRSQVKKVPRLGAKTFEQSIGFLRILTGKEKLDRTAIHPENYPEVKKLLQSIGFSTEDIGTNELSSALNQMDIERAAESLGLGILTMKDIIDALQKPGRDPRDELQKPLLKTDVLKLEDLKPGMELQGTVRNVVDFGAFVDIGVKEDGLVHISKLKKGFVKHPLDVVAVGDVVTVWVEQIDQNKGRVSLTMINMKE, from the coding sequence ATGTCTGAAGAAAAGGTTCATGATCGCGAAAGCATTTTAAAGAAAGTCGCTCAAGAAGAAAATATTGAGTTAAAGAAGGTACGTGCCGTTATTTCGTTAATTGAAGAAGGGGCTACAGTACCTTTTATCGCGCGATACCGTAAAGAAATGACGGGAGCTCTAGATGAAGTAGAAATCCGTACCCTTATGAATCGTTATACATATGTACAAAACCTTGTTCAGCGAAAAGAAGAAGTGATTCGCTCGATTGAGGAGCAGGGAAAGCTGACGAAGGAATTAAAAGCTAATACTTTAGCTGCTGATAAAATGCAAGTCGTTGAAGACTTATATCGTCCGTATAAGCAAAAGAGACGGACAAAAGCGTCTATTGCAAAAGAAAAAGGGCTAGAACCATTGGCTGAATGGATGCTATCTTTACCCACTTCACCTACTATTGAAGAAGAAGCAAAAAAATATATTTCAACAGAGAAAGAAGTCGCTTCAATAGAAGAAGCTATCCAAGGAGCGACAGATATTATTGCAGAGACAGTAGCAGATAATGCACAAATTCGAGAATGGATTCGAAAGGAGACGTTCCGTACTAGTGTGATTCAATCTTCTCTGAAAAAAGACGCAGAAGATGAAAAGAACATTTTTGAAATGTACTATTCATATGAAGAGCCAGTAGCTCGGATCGTTCCTCATCGCATCCTTGCTCTAAATCGTGGAGAAAAAGAAGCTGTGTTAAAGGTTGCTATTCAAGCAGATATCGAAAAAATGGTGCGTTATTTAACAAAACAATATATTAAAAATGAACAGAGCTCAGCAGCTGCTTTTGTATGTGATGCATTGCAGGATGCTTACAAACGGTTAATTCAACCTTCTATTGAACGAGAGGTGCGAAATGAATTAACTGAAAAAGCGGAAGATCAAGCCATTCATATTTTTTCAGAAAACTTAAGAAAACTACTTCTCCAGCCGCCATTGAAAGGGAAGACAGTGCTAGGTGTTGATCCGGCCTATCGGACAGGTTGCAAGCTTTCAGCAGTTGATGAAACGGGAAAAGTGCTATACATCGGTGTCATCTACCCCCATCCACCTAAAGCGAAAAGAGCAGAAGCTGAGAAACTATTCAAGCAAATATTAGATCAATACGAAATAGAATTAGTGGCTGTTGGGAATGGAACAGCTTCAAGGGAAACAGAACAATTCGTCGTAGATATGATTAAATCAAGCGAGAAGCCAATCGCTTATATGATTGTCAACGAAGCAGGGGCAAGTGTATATTCAGCGTCAGATATAGCACGTGAAGAATTTCCGGATCTTCAAGTAGAAGAAAGAAGTGCTGTTTCTATTGCTCGCAGACTGCAAGACCCATTAGCTGAATTAGTGAAGATTGATCCGAAATCAGTCGGTGTTGGCCAATACCAGCATGATGTTTCTCAGAAGAAGTTAAATGACTCATTAACCTTTGTCGTCGAAACAGCCGTGAACCAAGTCGGTGTTAATTTAAATACTGCTTCCGCTTCCCTTTTGCAATATGTTGCAGGGCTCAACAAAACCGTAGCCAATAACATTGTTAAATTTAGAGAAGAAAACGGTAAATTTACTCAGCGATCCCAAGTGAAAAAAGTGCCTCGACTTGGAGCGAAAACCTTTGAACAAAGTATAGGCTTTTTGAGAATATTAACAGGAAAAGAAAAGCTTGATCGAACAGCTATTCATCCAGAGAACTATCCGGAAGTGAAGAAACTGCTTCAAAGTATAGGGTTTTCAACAGAAGATATTGGCACAAACGAGCTTAGCTCTGCTCTTAACCAAATGGATATAGAAAGAGCAGCTGAATCACTAGGGCTAGGTATTTTAACAATGAAGGATATTATAGATGCTTTACAAAAACCAGGACGTGACCCACGTGATGAACTGCAAAAGCCATTATTGAAGACCGATGTATTAAAACTTGAAGATTTAAAGCCAGGAATGGAATTGCAAGGAACTGTGAGAAATGTAGTCGACTTCGGTGCATTTGTTGACATTGGAGTTAAAGAGGATGGTTTAGTCCATATTTCTAAATTAAAAAAAGGCTTTGTGAAACACCCGCTTGATGTCGTGGCGGTAGGTGATGTTGTGACTGTTTGGGTGGAGCAAATCGACCAGAACAAAGGGCGAGTATCATTAACAATGATTAATATGAAAGAATAA